The Alistipes sp. ZOR0009 genome has a window encoding:
- a CDS encoding DUF2809 domain-containing protein, producing MKRNRVRYTLYIALTVAAGLASRHFSGLLPQWVNLYLGDALWALMVFWMVGFAFRHKDSRWVAVVALLFSYGIELSQLYHAPWIDAIRHTTLGGLVLGFGFLWSDMLCYTVGIGAGFLLERYLCLGCRQQ from the coding sequence ATGAAAAGGAATAGAGTACGATATACGCTATATATTGCCTTAACGGTAGCGGCAGGATTGGCATCGAGGCATTTTTCGGGGCTACTTCCCCAATGGGTTAACCTCTACCTAGGCGATGCGCTATGGGCCTTAATGGTTTTCTGGATGGTTGGATTTGCCTTTCGGCACAAAGATAGCCGCTGGGTGGCAGTTGTGGCGCTCCTTTTTTCGTACGGCATAGAGCTAAGCCAGCTCTACCATGCCCCTTGGATAGATGCCATAAGGCATACCACCCTTGGCGGACTGGTGCTGGGCTTTGGATTCCTGTGGAGCGACATGCTATGCTATACGGTAGGCATTGGCGCCGGATTTTTGCTAGAAAGGTACCTTTGCTTAGGCTGTAGGCAGCAGTAA
- a CDS encoding low molecular weight protein tyrosine phosphatase family protein codes for MAYSRVNRPNILVVCGKNKKRSRTAEHIFKNDSRFSISSAGLSPKSERKISENDLNWADLILVMESDHRAKIREVYSYMDIPRIKVLDIPDDYEFMDKDLVEMLTDKVNEAFDSLKP; via the coding sequence ATGGCGTATAGCAGGGTTAACAGACCTAATATTCTGGTAGTATGCGGAAAAAATAAAAAAAGGAGCAGAACTGCGGAGCACATTTTTAAGAACGATAGCCGATTTAGCATTAGCTCGGCAGGGCTTAGCCCCAAGAGCGAAAGGAAAATATCAGAAAATGATCTAAACTGGGCCGATCTTATCCTCGTTATGGAGTCGGATCACCGAGCAAAAATCAGGGAGGTGTACAGCTATATGGATATTCCCAGAATTAAGGTGCTTGACATTCCGGATGACTACGAATTTATGGATAAAGATCTGGTAGAAATGCTCACAGATAAGGTTAACGAAGCATTCGATAGCCTTAAGCCATAG
- a CDS encoding DUF4932 domain-containing protein codes for MKKMILMAFLLLSIAAAGQQSTKQDTLNVFPKPKVDRRVELMSIVFRLAGNEEYSGEYFKNYIRDIHNHFDTLKNHPLIAFATKLREENGVSYDAVMKMAFHIGQPPLFIPQVNFDDAVPEQRWGKENAMKFIELLRDFYTVSHFEEFYTAHAALYTLAEERFLPIYKSLNIDWYNQYYGTTPNGTFNVLICMGNGGGNYGGKIVFPDGREDAYAVMGTWSVDSTGNPVYRKQSYFPILVHEFNHSYVNPIIDKNKQQLESSGKIMFEPVERKMKRIAYGSWQTMMYESLVRASVIRYLIKYDTYSNARSQLIDEVGNGFYWMQGLTNLLSEYEHRRDKYPTLESFMPKVAQFYDKYAKQSPKMYELKR; via the coding sequence ATGAAGAAAATGATCCTAATGGCATTCCTGCTACTATCAATAGCAGCAGCAGGACAGCAGTCCACCAAACAAGACACCCTAAACGTTTTTCCCAAACCTAAGGTAGATAGACGGGTGGAGCTGATGAGTATCGTATTTAGGCTAGCCGGCAATGAGGAGTATAGCGGCGAATACTTCAAAAATTACATTCGTGATATCCACAACCATTTTGATACGCTTAAAAACCACCCGCTAATTGCGTTTGCAACCAAGCTGCGCGAGGAGAATGGGGTGAGCTACGACGCAGTTATGAAGATGGCATTTCACATTGGGCAGCCGCCGCTCTTCATTCCGCAGGTTAACTTTGACGATGCGGTACCCGAGCAACGTTGGGGGAAGGAAAATGCCATGAAGTTTATTGAGCTGCTACGCGATTTCTACACCGTTAGCCACTTTGAGGAGTTCTACACCGCCCATGCGGCGCTATATACCCTTGCAGAGGAGCGCTTTTTGCCCATTTATAAATCGCTAAATATCGATTGGTATAACCAGTATTACGGCACTACGCCCAACGGAACGTTCAACGTACTGATATGCATGGGCAACGGAGGCGGTAACTACGGAGGCAAGATCGTGTTTCCCGATGGTAGGGAGGATGCCTACGCGGTTATGGGAACTTGGTCGGTTGATAGCACGGGCAATCCGGTATACCGAAAGCAAAGCTACTTCCCTATCCTGGTTCACGAGTTTAACCACTCGTATGTAAACCCTATTATAGACAAGAATAAGCAGCAGCTCGAGAGTTCGGGGAAAATAATGTTCGAACCCGTTGAAAGGAAGATGAAGAGAATAGCCTATGGCAGCTGGCAAACGATGATGTACGAGTCGTTGGTGAGGGCATCGGTAATCCGCTACCTCATTAAATACGATACCTACAGCAATGCCAGGTCTCAGCTTATAGACGAGGTTGGTAACGGCTTTTACTGGATGCAGGGGCTAACCAACCTGCTATCGGAGTACGAGCATCGAAGGGATAAATACCCCACCTTGGAGAGTTTTATGCCCAAAGTAGCGCAGTTTTACGATAAGTACGCCAAGCAGAGCCCTAAAATGTACGAGCTAAAGCGTTAA
- a CDS encoding transglutaminase-like domain-containing protein — translation MKARFLMAIGAILLISAANAQDKQPVIRSNSNIAYIKEEGKATRIKWNIVPTQKLDIYGTSAKKVTFYTDVDSISFKVKPQTGVCNFTIVVNGKDSARTQIKYQPSKLDVLKKAAKYNPSDSRYIPDFTYQAANNPNLVRIRTELKLDSIAGTGSQTLKILNLLHWVHTTVRHDGNSTNPKIKNAIDLLNVCKAEKRGINCRMMATMLNECYLAMGIKSRFITCMPKELEFDDCHVINMVYSDDLKKWLWIDPTFDAYVMDEKGVLLSIQEVRERLIKGLPLILNPSANWNNEQQQVKEEYLENYMAKNLYRFETPLSSEYNTETRESGKTIQYVELLPLDAVKQEPQKTEETNINTGVKFLNYKTNNPNLFWANPK, via the coding sequence ATGAAAGCAAGATTTTTGATGGCTATCGGGGCTATCCTGCTGATATCTGCAGCAAATGCCCAAGATAAGCAACCTGTAATCAGGTCAAACTCCAATATTGCCTATATTAAAGAAGAAGGTAAGGCAACTCGGATTAAATGGAACATCGTCCCAACGCAAAAGCTCGACATCTACGGCACATCGGCCAAAAAGGTAACCTTTTATACCGACGTAGACTCTATTTCGTTTAAGGTAAAGCCCCAAACAGGTGTATGCAACTTTACTATTGTGGTAAATGGAAAAGATTCTGCCCGAACACAGATTAAATATCAGCCATCGAAGCTCGATGTGCTAAAGAAGGCTGCCAAGTATAACCCTTCGGATAGCAGATACATCCCCGACTTTACCTACCAAGCGGCCAACAACCCCAACCTAGTCAGAATCAGAACGGAGCTAAAGCTCGATTCGATAGCTGGTACAGGTAGCCAAACGCTAAAGATCCTAAACCTTCTACACTGGGTGCATACCACCGTTAGGCACGATGGCAATAGCACAAATCCCAAGATCAAAAACGCCATCGACCTGCTAAACGTATGCAAGGCCGAGAAAAGAGGAATCAACTGCAGAATGATGGCAACCATGCTGAACGAATGCTACCTTGCTATGGGCATAAAATCGAGGTTTATCACCTGCATGCCCAAGGAGCTAGAGTTTGACGACTGCCATGTTATCAATATGGTTTACAGCGACGACCTTAAAAAGTGGCTTTGGATAGACCCCACCTTTGATGCCTACGTGATGGATGAAAAAGGAGTGCTGCTAAGCATTCAGGAGGTAAGAGAAAGACTTATAAAGGGACTCCCTCTGATTCTGAATCCAAGCGCCAACTGGAATAATGAGCAGCAGCAGGTAAAAGAGGAGTATCTCGAAAACTATATGGCCAAAAATTTATACCGCTTTGAGACCCCTTTAAGCAGCGAATATAATACCGAAACCAGAGAATCGGGAAAGACAATCCAGTATGTAGAGCTACTTCCGCTCGATGCCGTAAAGCAGGAGCCTCAAAAGACAGAGGAGACCAACATCAATACAGGCGTAAAGTTCCTAAACTATAAGACAAACAACCCCAACCTGTTTTGGGCTAATCCAAAGTAA
- a CDS encoding DUF3124 domain-containing protein: MKLTSLFLLAIPLFISCHSPKQGPSTDKLDTNGRVVDISKYDSLTYGSTYLPVYSEVYERTQNDSYALTSTVSIHNISSTDTCFIVKADYFTTAGKLVKRYLSKPIKVAPLETLEIIIAKNDNGGGSGGNFVFDWATTRRGFEPLFEALMISTTGQQGISFIVRGVKR; this comes from the coding sequence ATGAAGCTAACAAGCCTATTTCTCCTTGCAATTCCTCTGTTCATATCCTGCCATAGCCCTAAACAGGGACCAAGTACCGATAAGCTCGATACAAACGGTAGGGTTGTAGACATATCGAAGTACGATAGCCTTACTTACGGTAGCACTTACCTGCCTGTCTACTCGGAGGTGTACGAACGAACCCAAAACGATTCGTATGCGCTAACTTCTACGGTAAGCATTCATAACATAAGTAGTACAGACACCTGCTTTATAGTCAAAGCCGACTACTTTACTACCGCAGGTAAGCTGGTAAAACGCTATCTATCCAAGCCCATTAAGGTTGCTCCGCTCGAAACGTTGGAGATTATTATTGCCAAGAACGACAACGGTGGAGGAAGTGGGGGCAACTTTGTATTTGATTGGGCAACTACTAGGCGTGGTTTCGAGCCGCTTTTTGAGGCGCTGATGATTTCCACCACAGGTCAGCAGGGGATATCGTTTATTGTGCGTGGGGTGAAGCGCTAA
- a CDS encoding alpha-L-fucosidase, producing the protein MKKLVSLTFSLLVASQLLAQTYTPTPENIKARAEFDSSRFGMFIHWGPSSILGAGEWVMNNRNIHTDDYQVLPKFFNPIDFDARKWVATAKEAGMKYITLISRHHDSFSMWDTKQSDFNIMNTPFKRDVVKEIAQECQRQGIKLCLYYSLLDWKRADYQWETGRTGKGTGRTAPSSWPSYINFMKAQLTELLTNYGPITTIWFDGHWDQLDNDTDKNQVSKVDWHYNEIYTLIHQLQPQCLVGNNHHLSPLPGEDFQMFERDLPGENKGGLSGQSVSALPLETCETINGSWGFNITDRKHKSAEELVHYLVRASGYGANLLLNVGPMPNGEIVPEHVALLKQVGQWLKVNGETIYGTKGGFIKPQEWGCITQKGNTYYIHILKNDGKPISLEFPKKVKSMNLLEDKSAKVAYTTKGKTTTINLSTITPNPIDTIIEVTAR; encoded by the coding sequence ATGAAAAAGCTGGTAAGCTTAACGTTTAGCTTGCTGGTAGCCTCGCAGCTACTGGCTCAAACCTACACACCTACTCCCGAAAACATCAAAGCTCGCGCGGAATTCGACAGCTCACGCTTTGGAATGTTTATCCACTGGGGGCCATCGAGCATTCTTGGTGCTGGTGAATGGGTTATGAACAACCGTAACATCCACACCGACGACTACCAAGTGCTGCCCAAATTCTTCAACCCCATCGATTTTGACGCTCGTAAGTGGGTTGCGACCGCCAAAGAGGCCGGAATGAAGTATATAACGCTCATCTCGCGCCACCACGACAGCTTCAGCATGTGGGATACCAAGCAATCGGACTTCAACATAATGAATACGCCCTTTAAGCGCGACGTGGTGAAGGAAATTGCTCAGGAATGCCAACGTCAAGGAATAAAGCTATGCCTATACTACTCGCTGCTAGATTGGAAACGTGCGGACTACCAGTGGGAAACTGGGCGCACAGGAAAGGGAACTGGACGTACCGCACCAAGCAGCTGGCCAAGCTACATCAACTTTATGAAAGCACAGCTGACAGAGCTGCTCACCAACTACGGTCCAATTACTACCATCTGGTTCGATGGTCACTGGGATCAGCTCGACAATGATACCGATAAGAATCAGGTGTCGAAGGTAGATTGGCACTACAACGAAATATATACGCTTATTCACCAGCTGCAGCCACAGTGTTTGGTAGGCAATAACCACCATCTTAGCCCACTACCAGGCGAAGACTTCCAGATGTTTGAACGCGATCTACCCGGCGAAAACAAGGGAGGCCTAAGCGGACAATCCGTTTCTGCCCTTCCGTTGGAGACATGTGAGACCATAAACGGCTCATGGGGCTTCAATATCACCGATCGTAAGCACAAAAGTGCCGAAGAGCTGGTACATTACCTTGTACGTGCCTCGGGCTACGGGGCAAACCTGCTATTAAACGTGGGTCCAATGCCCAACGGAGAGATAGTTCCCGAGCATGTGGCTCTACTCAAGCAGGTAGGTCAATGGTTAAAGGTGAATGGAGAGACAATTTATGGCACAAAGGGAGGATTTATAAAGCCACAGGAATGGGGATGCATTACCCAAAAGGGGAATACCTACTATATCCACATTCTTAAGAACGATGGAAAGCCAATTTCTCTAGAATTTCCGAAGAAAGTGAAATCAATGAATCTGCTTGAAGATAAATCGGCAAAAGTTGCCTATACCACTAAGGGAAAAACAACCACCATCAACCTATCAACCATTACTCCAAATCCGATAGATACCATTATTGAGGTTACAGCTAGGTAA